GCCTTCGGCCAGTTGCTCGCCGCCTACGGCGACGATGCGGCCTCCGACGACCGCGGCCTGGAAGCCGCTGCGCGGAACCTGGACGGGCCGCAGCCTCTTCCAGCGGCGCGTATCGGGGTCGTAGCGCTCGACGACATCGAGATTGAGTCCGCCGGCCCGCCCGGCAATCACGTACAGCTTGCCGTCCACCGCAGCAGCCCCGATGTGCT
The genomic region above belongs to Pseudomonadota bacterium and contains:
- a CDS encoding galactose oxidase, with translation HIGAAAVDGKLYVIAGRAGGLNLDVVERYDPDTRRWKRLRPVQVPRSGFQAAVVGGRIVAVGGEQLAEGDSTIGEAEILNPKTGRWRRLPSMLTPRHGLGVVSRGRRVFAIEGGPMPGLAFSSALEFLDLGR